Genomic DNA from Filimonas effusa:
TTTAAAGCCCTCAAGGAAAGTGGTGCCTTCAGGATTACTGACTTCGTTAAACCGGTTACGCAACTATAGTTCCTGGCAGTAACAGGCTTCATCCTAAGTCCACCCGCTCCGCCGAAACGCAGCGCTGTACAGACTGCTGCCTACCGCAGCCCCAAAAAATAAAGCCGCTTCCTGGAAGGGAAGCGGCCTTAATAATCAAACAAACACAACCTTTAAACAGGGCTTAGGGTTCTTAATAAGCTATAATGCTGCTACCTGCAACTGGCGTATCGCCGCTTATGCAACCTGAATCGTCAGAGGCCGGAAATAAAGCAGCTTTTAACATCTTTCAGTGTACCAGCTGTTCCCTTTATTTAATAGCTCAAAAATAGTACACCACACCCCCTCGATCAATGACCAGTAGCATTCCATCTTATAATCCTCGTCAGTTTTTATAAAGTTTTATATAAACTCTGCTTCTTTTTTCAGGACCTTTATAAGGTCGATGATGGCAAATGTTATGACTTGGTTAACAATGAAACCGCTGCCGCAGGCTTTAATGAGAACCATTATATTGCGATTAGCGCTCTAAAATACATACTTATGCAATCTATCCTGGTCCTTACCGACTTCTCCGACGCCGCCTTTCAGGCCGTTGAATATGCTGCCGCCCTTTCCCGCAATATCAACAGCAAACGTATCGTCCTGTTGAACGCCTTTTCCGTAGCGCCTTTCATGACTAACGAAGCTATTTCTCCCGATACCATGGAACAACTGAGGCAGGAAGCAATAGACACCATGGATACCTGGCAGGAATCTGTGAAACGCTTCGTTAACCCCGGAACAGAAGTGAACATCCTCGTCAAGGACTTCGACCTCTCCGCAGGTATCGATCATATCTGCGAATCTGAACACATCGACCTCGTCGTAATGGGCATCACCAATAGGGAAGGAGTACAACGCCTGCTCGTTGGCAGTAACGCTATAAGGGTAATGGCTAACACCAGCTACCCGCTGCTCATCGTGCCCAGGGAAGCTGCCATCCAGCTGCCACGAAAAATTATACTGGCTACCGATCTTAGCGACGTAGCCGCTAAAATTCAGACCGCAGAATTACCTGCGCTGCTCAAATCTCTCGAAGCAAAACTCCTCGTAGTAAATGTGGCTGAAAAAGAAGAAAACTATAAACCCGAATGGCGCGATGAAATAACAGCCCTTCACAACCTGCTCGCCGAATTCGATCCGCAATTTCACTACGTCACGGCAAAAGATACGGTAGAAGGCATCCTGCAGTTCGCTACCGGTCAAAATGCCGATCTCGTGATTACCATCCACGAAAAACAGGGACTTATCGCAAGGCTCTTTAACAGCAGCACTTCTAAATCTCTGGCCTGGGAAACAACCCTGCCACTGCTCGTGATCCCTGTCTGAACCGGAAAGCACCCACCCGCTTATCCAGGCAATGGCACCCGTCACAAGTAAGGATAGTCCCCCGGCTTTAATAAAATTTTTCCAGGTATTATTTGGCTGGTTGCGTTTTCTGTACTTGCTTTGCATTACAAAGTGATAGGGCCCGTTCCACCAAAACGGGTTTTTATTAGCCTAATTACTTTGAATAACAAAGTGCTTTTAAATAACAAATATGGAAAATCTCGGTAACCTGCGTAAAGATCGGCTCTGGCTCTTCGGCCTGCTTTTACTCCTCATTTCGTTCTCCACGTTCATCATCGGCATGGGCGCATCGTCTTTAAACGATACCAGCTTTGCCTGGTTTCTCGTACACTATGCATTCGTCGTGCTTTACTTTGTAATCCTGCTCGCAAGT
This window encodes:
- a CDS encoding universal stress protein, with product MQSILVLTDFSDAAFQAVEYAAALSRNINSKRIVLLNAFSVAPFMTNEAISPDTMEQLRQEAIDTMDTWQESVKRFVNPGTEVNILVKDFDLSAGIDHICESEHIDLVVMGITNREGVQRLLVGSNAIRVMANTSYPLLIVPREAAIQLPRKIILATDLSDVAAKIQTAELPALLKSLEAKLLVVNVAEKEENYKPEWRDEITALHNLLAEFDPQFHYVTAKDTVEGILQFATGQNADLVITIHEKQGLIARLFNSSTSKSLAWETTLPLLVIPV